A genomic segment from Nitrosopumilus sp. K4 encodes:
- a CDS encoding ribonuclease P protein component 4 encodes MKPAVRKIALERMQILIDNAISNAVTNPELSERQASLARKISMRHKIRMPYDLRIVFCKKCKSFIAPGINSRIRLGRTSVKSIRVTCSLCGHTYRKIIAQ; translated from the coding sequence ATGAAGCCTGCAGTAAGAAAAATTGCACTTGAAAGAATGCAAATTCTAATTGATAATGCAATTTCTAATGCAGTAACAAACCCAGAACTTTCAGAACGTCAAGCATCACTTGCTAGAAAAATTAGCATGAGACATAAAATTAGAATGCCTTACGACCTCCGAATTGTTTTCTGTAAAAAATGCAAGTCCTTTATTGCGCCTGGAATAAATTCAAGAATTCGTCTTGGCAGGACATCAGTCAAGTCGATCAGAGTCACTTGTAGCTTGTGTGGGCATACCTATCGCAAAATAATAGCTCAATGA
- a CDS encoding 30S ribosomal protein S19e — protein MAKVYDVPADVLIAKLAETLKGEDIPAPSWIPFVKTGAHADKPPQDREWWHTRCASILRKIYLHGPIGINELRKEYGGGKPSGYGAAHHKDAGGAIIRNAIHGLEKLGYVEKIEKKGRVVSKQGMQKLDRLATEILKELVAENSQLKVYS, from the coding sequence ATGGCAAAGGTATACGATGTTCCCGCTGATGTATTAATTGCAAAACTAGCTGAAACTCTCAAAGGTGAGGATATCCCTGCTCCATCATGGATTCCGTTTGTAAAAACTGGAGCTCATGCAGACAAACCTCCTCAAGATAGAGAATGGTGGCATACTAGATGTGCATCAATTTTAAGAAAAATTTACCTTCATGGTCCAATTGGAATTAACGAATTACGAAAAGAGTATGGTGGTGGTAAGCCATCAGGATATGGAGCTGCTCATCATAAAGATGCGGGTGGTGCAATAATTCGTAATGCAATTCATGGATTAGAAAAACTTGGTTATGTAGAAAAAATTGAGAAGAAAGGTCGTGTGGTTTCAAAACAAGGAATGCAAAAACTAGATAGATTAGCAACAGAAATTCTCAAAGAACTTGTAGCTGAAAATTCACAGCTCAAAGTATATTCTTAG
- a CDS encoding DNA-binding protein — MSFPDSNDYQDNQDNQNNQDNQNNQDFSAQKEQILKQILAPEARMRLNNIKMVKPELADLVEQYLIGMASQGKMHSQITDEQFKQILLSIQQPKRDFKINRI; from the coding sequence ATGAGTTTTCCTGATTCTAATGATTATCAGGACAATCAAGATAATCAAAACAATCAAGATAATCAAAACAATCAAGACTTTTCTGCACAAAAAGAACAGATCCTAAAACAAATTCTAGCACCTGAAGCAAGAATGCGATTAAACAATATCAAAATGGTAAAACCTGAATTAGCTGATCTTGTTGAACAATATCTGATTGGAATGGCATCTCAAGGAAAGATGCACTCCCAAATTACAGATGAACAGTTCAAACAAATACTATTGTCAATTCAGCAACCTAAACGAGATTTTAAGATAAATCGCATCTGA